One Caretta caretta isolate rCarCar2 chromosome 8, rCarCar1.hap1, whole genome shotgun sequence DNA window includes the following coding sequences:
- the TYW3 gene encoding tRNA wybutosine-synthesizing protein 3 homolog produces the protein MAAFRRWKEQRLARADESRKGSVDEAIAELVQLLNGQERFCTTSSCAGRLLLAQAPAPGFNGYEVQKKNCSWLMVTHQLCAKEDVMTALQKATGDTVFKFEPFILHVQCQELQDAQLLHSVAIDSGFRNSGITVGRRGKIMMAVRSTHCLEVPLSHMGQLMVTEEYVDFLVQIANRKMEENMKRIDRFYKCLQLALKSELSMSNSPHGMIQKIHSVYTHRRKRKQDKEPGLCTSSENKEESKTEDDPETTLSFFF, from the exons ATGGCCGCCTTCCGGCGCTGGAAGGAGCAGCGCCTGGCCCGGGCGGATGAGAGCAGGAAGGGCAGCGTGGACGAGGCCATCGCGGAGCTAGTGCAGCTCCTCAACGGGCAGGAGCGATTCTGCACCACCAGCTCCTGCGCCGGCCGCCTCCTGCTCGCGCAGGCCCCCGCCCCA GGTTTCAATGGCTATGAGGTACAGAAGAAAAACTGTTCTTGGCTCATGGTAACGCATCAACTCTGTGCAAAAGAGGATGTG ATGACAGCGTTGCAGAAAGCCACTGGTGACACTGTATTCAAATTTGAACCATTCATTCTTCATGTGCAGTGTCAAGAGTTGCAGGATGCACAGCTTCTG CACTCGGTGGCTATAGATTCTGGATTCAGGAACTCTGGTATTACAGTTGGCAGAAGAGGTAAAATTATGATG GCTGTCCGGAGTACTCATTGCTTAGAAGTTCCATTAAGTCACATGGGGCAATTGATGGTCACTGAAGAATATGTTGACTTTCTGGTACAGATAGCTAATCGGAAGatggaagaaaacatgaagaGGATTGACAG GTTTTACAAGTGCCTACAGTTAGCTTTGAAAAGTGAACTCAGCATGAGTAACTCACCTCATGGGATGATACAGAAGATTCATTCTGTGTACActcacagaagaaaaagaaaacaagataaAGAGCCTGGCTTGTGCACCTCTTCAGAGAATAAGGAAGAGTCAAAAACAGAAGATGACCCAGAAACCACTCtcagtttttttttctga
- the CRYZ gene encoding quinone oxidoreductase isoform X1 translates to MEQRRHTGVKITMATGRNVLRAVKVSEFGGPEVLKLLSDVLLPNPKENQVLIKVHTCGVNPVETYIRSGAHARKPPLPYTPGTDVAGVIEAVGEHVTVFKKGDRVFTNGTISGGYADYTVAAADTVFPLSDKLNFKQGAAIGIPYFTAYRALFQKGHAKAGETVLVHGASGGVGIAACQIARAYGLKVLGTAGTEEGMNIVLRNGAHKMFNHREADYIDNIKEFSGVQGVDVIIEMLANVNLATDLQLLSPGGRVMIVGSRGPIEINPRDTMMKESSIIGVSLFSATKKLMYECETALLAGIEAGWLKPVVGPEYPLEKVAKAHEDLINSSGALGKMVLLM, encoded by the exons ATGGAGCAACGGAGGCACACAGGTGTTAAG ATCACTATGGCAACTGGAAGAAACGTGCTGAGAGCTGTCAAAGTTTCTGAATTTGGTGGACCTGAAGTGCTTAAGCTCCTGTCAGATGTCTTATTGCCGAATCCGAAAGAAAATCAG GTCTTAATCAAAGTCCATACATGTGGCGTAAACCCAGTGGAGACATATATTCGTTCTGGTGCTCATGCTAGAAAACCACCTTTACCTTACACTCCTGGCACAGATGTTGCTGGAGTAATTGAAGCTGTTGGGGAGCATGTAACTGTATTCAAG AAAGGTGACAGGGTTTTTACTAATGGTACCATCTCTGGTGGCTATGCAGATTATACCGTTGCTGCAGCGGACACAGTCTTCCCCTTATCAGATAAATTAAACTTCAAGCAAGGTGCTGCCATTGGTATCCCATATTTCACTGCTTACCGTGCACTCTTCCAAAA AGGGCATGCCAAAGCAGGGGAAACTGTGCTAGTCCATGGGGCAAGTGGAGGA GTTGGAATAGCAGCATGCCAGATTGCCAGAGCTTATGGTTTAAAGGTTTTAGGCACAGCTGGAACTGAAGAAGGAATGAACATAGTTTTGAGAAATGGAGCCCACAAAATGTTTAATCACAGAGAAGCTGATTACATTGATAACATTAAG GAATTCAGTGGTGTGCAGGGAGTTGATGTGATAATAGAAATGCTAGCTAATGTTAATCTTGCCACTGACTTACAACTACTATCACCTGGAGGAAGGGTGATG ATCGTGGGGAGTAGAGGTCCAATTGAAATAAACCCCAGAGACACTATGATGAAAGAATCCAGCATAATAGGAGTTAGTCTGTTTTCTGCCACTAAG AAGTTGATGTATGAATGTGAAACAGCGCTGCTTGCTGGTATAGAAGCTGGCTGGCTTAAACCTGTAGTTGGCCCTGAATATCCATTGGAAAAAGTGGCGAAGGCTCATGAAGACCTCATTAACAGCAGTGGTGCTTTGGGAAAGATGGTACTCCTTATGTGA
- the CRYZ gene encoding quinone oxidoreductase isoform X2 produces MATGRNVLRAVKVSEFGGPEVLKLLSDVLLPNPKENQVLIKVHTCGVNPVETYIRSGAHARKPPLPYTPGTDVAGVIEAVGEHVTVFKKGDRVFTNGTISGGYADYTVAAADTVFPLSDKLNFKQGAAIGIPYFTAYRALFQKGHAKAGETVLVHGASGGVGIAACQIARAYGLKVLGTAGTEEGMNIVLRNGAHKMFNHREADYIDNIKEFSGVQGVDVIIEMLANVNLATDLQLLSPGGRVMIVGSRGPIEINPRDTMMKESSIIGVSLFSATKKLMYECETALLAGIEAGWLKPVVGPEYPLEKVAKAHEDLINSSGALGKMVLLM; encoded by the exons ATGGCAACTGGAAGAAACGTGCTGAGAGCTGTCAAAGTTTCTGAATTTGGTGGACCTGAAGTGCTTAAGCTCCTGTCAGATGTCTTATTGCCGAATCCGAAAGAAAATCAG GTCTTAATCAAAGTCCATACATGTGGCGTAAACCCAGTGGAGACATATATTCGTTCTGGTGCTCATGCTAGAAAACCACCTTTACCTTACACTCCTGGCACAGATGTTGCTGGAGTAATTGAAGCTGTTGGGGAGCATGTAACTGTATTCAAG AAAGGTGACAGGGTTTTTACTAATGGTACCATCTCTGGTGGCTATGCAGATTATACCGTTGCTGCAGCGGACACAGTCTTCCCCTTATCAGATAAATTAAACTTCAAGCAAGGTGCTGCCATTGGTATCCCATATTTCACTGCTTACCGTGCACTCTTCCAAAA AGGGCATGCCAAAGCAGGGGAAACTGTGCTAGTCCATGGGGCAAGTGGAGGA GTTGGAATAGCAGCATGCCAGATTGCCAGAGCTTATGGTTTAAAGGTTTTAGGCACAGCTGGAACTGAAGAAGGAATGAACATAGTTTTGAGAAATGGAGCCCACAAAATGTTTAATCACAGAGAAGCTGATTACATTGATAACATTAAG GAATTCAGTGGTGTGCAGGGAGTTGATGTGATAATAGAAATGCTAGCTAATGTTAATCTTGCCACTGACTTACAACTACTATCACCTGGAGGAAGGGTGATG ATCGTGGGGAGTAGAGGTCCAATTGAAATAAACCCCAGAGACACTATGATGAAAGAATCCAGCATAATAGGAGTTAGTCTGTTTTCTGCCACTAAG AAGTTGATGTATGAATGTGAAACAGCGCTGCTTGCTGGTATAGAAGCTGGCTGGCTTAAACCTGTAGTTGGCCCTGAATATCCATTGGAAAAAGTGGCGAAGGCTCATGAAGACCTCATTAACAGCAGTGGTGCTTTGGGAAAGATGGTACTCCTTATGTGA